One Petrotoga sibirica DSM 13575 genomic window carries:
- a CDS encoding methyl-accepting chemotaxis protein, with amino-acid sequence MSEKGNYTDTIKGLAKSVYHENLLVSFIEKLEEVLGDKFKEVNDSSNTVGETLVELIESIKNTSNVIEKTVETGKEEKKKISVNNEEIISKLKKFGKDFDEVEKDVEKSLESVSHLMDNFQEIEELTNVIKNVAKQTNILSINASIEAARAKEAGRGFAVVAEEIKKLSSETNNASSKISERITNLSSQVLEVKEIINNLEAIFVTITDSIESALVTLSGNLTFMDELTQNLVAEKEELKENTNNLLASKENIEELVNNINTLGKVLKTVLQMQNKLKEIEI; translated from the coding sequence ATGAGTGAAAAGGGAAATTATACCGATACCATAAAAGGATTAGCAAAAAGTGTGTATCATGAAAATCTTCTTGTTTCTTTCATTGAAAAGCTTGAGGAGGTTTTGGGAGACAAGTTTAAAGAAGTTAACGATTCATCTAATACCGTTGGAGAAACCCTTGTAGAACTTATAGAAAGTATAAAAAACACTTCAAATGTAATTGAAAAAACAGTTGAAACAGGAAAAGAAGAGAAAAAAAAGATTTCTGTTAATAATGAAGAAATCATCTCCAAATTGAAAAAATTTGGTAAGGACTTTGATGAAGTAGAAAAAGATGTAGAAAAATCATTAGAAAGTGTATCCCATTTAATGGATAATTTCCAAGAAATAGAAGAACTAACTAACGTGATAAAAAACGTTGCCAAACAAACTAACATACTTTCGATAAATGCTTCAATAGAGGCTGCAAGAGCAAAAGAAGCTGGTAGAGGATTCGCAGTGGTAGCAGAAGAAATCAAAAAACTATCATCAGAAACTAACAACGCATCAAGTAAAATCTCTGAAAGAATCACAAACCTTTCAAGTCAGGTATTAGAAGTCAAAGAAATAATCAACAACTTAGAAGCAATATTTGTAACTATAACCGATTCTATTGAATCTGCTCTTGTTACGTTAAGTGGAAATTTAACCTTCATGGATGAATTAACACAAAATTTGGTTGCAGAAAAAGAAGAACTTAAAGAAAACACCAACAACTTACTCGCATCGAAAGAAAACATAGAAGAACTTGTTAACAATATAAACACCTTAGGAAAAGTCTTAAAAACTGTATTGCAAATGCAAAATAAATTGAAAGAAATTGAGATTTAA
- a CDS encoding MBL fold metallo-hydrolase produces the protein MDNESFTTLFDNGKHKFIFLGSERKSEESIPTNQYLIVHNDEGVLLDPGGVHVFPRVLASVVEFIDLGKIKHVFYSHQDPDVSSGITLWDSVLETKFYISKLWERFLPHFGVFEKSRMVLIEDSGGKIKFKDGAELQIIPAHFLHSTGNFNLYDPTSKILFSGDIGVSVFPEGKDTVFVEGFSEHIKYIEGFHKRYMVSNKVCKKWVDIVKKLDVEQMVPQHGAIYKKPEYKEFLNWFESLKCGTDLIDEIYKVGAK, from the coding sequence ATGGATAACGAAAGTTTTACAACACTATTTGACAATGGGAAACATAAATTCATTTTTTTAGGATCAGAAAGAAAAAGTGAAGAAAGTATTCCAACAAACCAGTATCTCATCGTTCATAACGATGAAGGTGTATTACTCGATCCAGGAGGAGTACATGTATTCCCACGGGTTCTTGCTAGTGTTGTTGAGTTTATTGACCTTGGGAAGATTAAACATGTGTTCTATTCTCATCAAGATCCTGATGTATCATCGGGAATAACTTTGTGGGACAGCGTTTTAGAAACTAAATTTTACATATCTAAATTATGGGAGCGGTTTTTACCCCATTTCGGAGTTTTTGAAAAATCAAGAATGGTTTTGATAGAGGACTCCGGAGGAAAGATAAAATTTAAAGATGGTGCTGAATTACAGATAATTCCTGCACATTTTTTACACTCAACGGGAAATTTCAACCTTTACGATCCAACCTCTAAAATACTCTTTTCAGGGGATATAGGAGTATCTGTTTTCCCTGAAGGGAAAGATACGGTTTTTGTAGAAGGCTTCTCAGAACATATAAAATACATAGAAGGATTTCACAAAAGGTATATGGTATCCAACAAAGTTTGCAAAAAATGGGTTGATATCGTTAAAAAGTTGGATGTTGAACAGATGGTGCCACAACATGGAGCTATTTATAAAAAGCCTGAATATAAAGAATTCCTGAACTGGTTTGAATCTTTAAAATGTGGAACAGATCTTATAGATGAAATCTACAAGGTTGGGGCAAAATGA
- a CDS encoding BMP family lipoprotein: MKKALILMIALIMFVNMFGLKVIMVTDAGGLGDKSFNDGTWAGVQMAVEQLPNIEAEILISKEQTDYVPNLTNAAQRGDVVIGVGFMMADVLFNIAMQYPDTFFIGIDIEPSPNQVIPSNLALYTFKEEEGGFLLGYLAASMTKTNTVGFIGGLEIPPVKRYEMGYRSGVKAFNEIKGKNVTVITGYVGSFTDSSKTKQIALSHYNHGADIIFTGVTTAAVIDAAKEVGSSFYGLPNNASLNQIIDKYFEKGRGYFVIGYDMDQDYLAPGYVLTSSRKKVDVAAFEGIRSALYDRNFNYGHHVLGIEDEGMGISPMKYTKGMVPNEVIAELVFLEKLVKDGEINIPKNETELGSFDVSYINIPF, translated from the coding sequence ATGAAAAAAGCTTTGATTCTAATGATAGCGCTTATTATGTTTGTGAATATGTTTGGGTTAAAGGTTATTATGGTGACGGATGCAGGAGGACTTGGAGATAAATCTTTCAACGATGGTACATGGGCTGGTGTTCAAATGGCTGTTGAACAACTCCCTAATATTGAAGCAGAAATACTTATATCTAAAGAACAAACTGATTACGTTCCAAATCTAACCAACGCTGCTCAAAGAGGAGATGTAGTAATAGGTGTTGGATTCATGATGGCAGATGTTTTGTTCAATATTGCAATGCAGTATCCTGACACTTTTTTCATAGGGATAGACATAGAACCATCTCCTAATCAGGTAATTCCTTCTAATTTAGCTCTTTATACTTTTAAAGAAGAAGAAGGTGGATTTTTACTCGGGTATTTGGCGGCTTCTATGACAAAAACTAATACAGTGGGCTTTATCGGGGGGTTAGAAATCCCACCTGTTAAAAGGTATGAAATGGGGTATCGTTCGGGAGTTAAAGCTTTTAATGAAATCAAAGGGAAAAACGTAACGGTTATTACTGGTTACGTAGGAAGCTTTACAGATTCCTCAAAAACCAAACAAATAGCCCTTTCACATTACAATCATGGAGCTGATATTATTTTCACAGGGGTAACAACTGCAGCTGTTATAGATGCTGCCAAAGAAGTAGGCTCATCATTTTATGGCCTGCCTAATAACGCCTCTTTAAACCAAATTATAGACAAGTACTTTGAAAAAGGGCGAGGGTATTTCGTAATTGGATACGATATGGACCAAGATTATTTGGCACCGGGGTATGTTTTAACAAGTTCAAGAAAAAAGGTTGATGTTGCTGCATTCGAAGGGATCAGATCTGCATTATACGACAGAAATTTTAATTACGGCCATCATGTTCTAGGAATAGAAGATGAAGGTATGGGAATCTCTCCAATGAAGTATACGAAGGGAATGGTTCCAAATGAAGTTATTGCTGAATTAGTTTTTTTGGAAAAACTGGTGAAAGATGGAGAAATTAATATACCAAAAAATGAAACAGAATTAGGCTCTTTTGATGTTAGCTATATAAATATTCCATTTTAA
- a CDS encoding YraN family protein — protein MNTKGKVYEDKAVSYFLNGDYQIIARNFSYRYGEIDIIVLKNRILHFVEVKGGKETFGDPAFRANTKKLKKIMKTGNYFLATHKNLEFDEIQIDVISITDDGQINYYPAQRL, from the coding sequence TTGAATACAAAAGGGAAAGTGTACGAAGATAAAGCTGTTTCTTACTTTTTAAATGGAGATTATCAAATAATTGCAAGGAATTTTTCTTACAGGTACGGTGAAATTGACATAATAGTCCTAAAAAACAGGATACTACATTTTGTAGAAGTAAAAGGTGGAAAAGAAACCTTCGGTGACCCTGCTTTTAGGGCAAATACAAAAAAATTAAAAAAAATAATGAAAACAGGAAATTATTTCTTGGCTACTCATAAAAACCTAGAATTTGATGAAATTCAAATCGATGTAATTTCTATAACCGACGATGGACAGATAAATTATTACCCAGCTCAAAGGCTATAA
- the gatC gene encoding Asp-tRNA(Asn)/Glu-tRNA(Gln) amidotransferase subunit GatC, translated as MEINNELIKKLKKLSGIELNPSEEERIKKDLNALLEYQKMLDNIDVDGVEEMISPVESLTSVLRKDEVEGFDNRKEIINNFPESKDGFLSVPGIHINEEE; from the coding sequence ATGGAAATAAATAACGAATTAATAAAGAAATTAAAAAAACTATCCGGGATTGAACTGAACCCAAGTGAAGAGGAAAGAATAAAAAAAGATCTAAACGCTCTATTAGAGTATCAAAAAATGTTGGATAATATCGACGTTGACGGGGTTGAAGAAATGATTTCCCCGGTTGAATCATTAACTTCCGTTTTAAGAAAAGACGAAGTGGAAGGTTTTGATAACAGAAAAGAAATAATAAACAACTTTCCAGAAAGTAAAGACGGTTTTCTAAGTGTACCGGGGATACATATTAACGAGGAAGAATAA